Within the Gammaproteobacteria bacterium genome, the region TGCGACTGACCAATCCCTTGTTTACGATCCTTGACCAGGGGATCTCGGGACGTGACTTGATCCTGATTTTCGGCGGCCTGTTCCTGTTGTGGAAAAGTACTCAGGAGATTTGGGAGAGTATGGAAGGCAAGGTAGAAGGGGAGCATCAGGTCAAGGTCAGTACCAGCTACTGGATGATTTTGGGGCAAATCGCCATTGTCGATATCGTATTCTCGCTGGATTCAGTCATCACCGCAGTCGGGATGGCAGATGACGTGCCCGTCATGGTCGTCGCCATCATCATCGCCGTCGGCGTCATGATGTTCGCGGCAAAGGGGATTGGTGAGTTTGTCGATGCGCACCCGAGCATCAAGATGCTGGCGCTGAGCTTCTTGATACTCGTTGGTGTCGTCTTGATCGGCGAGGGACTGGAGATGCATATCCCGAAGGGCTATATCTACTTCGCAATGGCCTTCTCCGTATTGGTCGAGATGCTCAATATCCACATGCGCAAGAAACACGCTAAGCCCGTGACATTGCATGGGCCGAAGTCACCAGGGCCACGCTAGGAGCCTGTCGGCTTTACTACTGCGCTGATGGGAGAACGGCCAAAAAATCCCCGATTCCTCGTTGCGTAGGCCCACTATGCGCCTCGAAATCGCGAACTTTTTGTCTCGCTCTCCCACCATGCTCGCTACGATCGCCTAAATCCGACAGGCTCCTAGGGCCAACGGCATTCACCCGGGCATTTGGCAAGTAACCGACTTCCAGAATCGGTTGACGAGTGACGCGCTGGTCGTCCGGTCCTCCCTGCATGCGGGCGTTGTCGCCAGGGCCGGCGAATGGACCATTGCAGCGGTTGAACAGCGGATGATCGGGCCGCCGACATCTCCGGTCCGGTCACTATCGGATCGACGGGTATTCCCTTATCGACGTGCGGGGCGACAGCGGGGACCGCGCTCGATCGTGTCAGCCCGTGAATTTGCCTTCGCGCAACATCTGTGCGCCCATGATCTCGAGTTCCCGGGCGCCGGAGATAACGATTTCCGGATCGGGGACATAGTCCAGCTCGAGATTCTTGCGCTCATATGGGACCGAGTTGAGGATCACCTTCATGGCGTTTAGGCGAGCCCGGTACTTGTTGTTGGATCGAATCACTGTCCAGGGTGCCTGGGAGGTGTGGGTGCGTCTGAGCATCTCGTGCTTCTGGTGTGTGAACTCGTCCCATCTGTCCTGGGCCTGCACATCGATCTCGGACAGCTTCCACTGCCGGAGCGGATCGGTCTTGCGGCGCTCGAACCGCTTTTCCTGCTCGTCCTCGGTGACGCTGAAATAGAGCTTCACCACGATGGTGTCCTGACGTACCAGATCTTTTTCGAATCCGACGACGCCGTGCATGAAGTTCTCGTACTGTTCGTGGGTGCAGAATCCGAAGATCGGCTCGACAATAGCCCTGTTGTACCAGCTCCGGTCGAACAGCACGATCTCGCCGCCGCGGGGGAACTGGGTGATGTACTTCTGGAAGAACCACTGGGTTTTCTGTTCCTCGGTGGGCTTGCCCATGGCGACCACCCGGTAGTGTTTCTCGTTCATGTAGCGGGTGACTCGGCGTATGGTTCCACCCTTGCCCGCCGCGTCCCGCCCCTCGAACAGGATGATCATCCGTGTGCCGGTTTTTTCCAGGTATTTCTGCAAACAGATCAGTTCGGCCTGGTAGGGTTTGAGGGACTTTTCCCGACGCCGCTTGGTAACCGCCTTGCGGTTCTCGTTCTTGGTCTTGGCCAGGTCGTTGCGGAGCTTACCGTACTCGTCAAGCAATTGAGCGACGCTCATCTGCTCTCCGCGAAAGGTAACGAGTTCCGAATTCTGAGCGGTGTCCTTCATGGTACTCACACTGCCGGTGAAGTTGATCCGTAAACGAAGTCAGTATATCACCAGAATTCACCGGGCCCTGCCGGCAGAAAACGCACTGGAGAACGCCGCGGTCGCCGCAGCGCCGGTGGTACGGTACTTCGCAGCGACAACGACGGTAGCGGGTTCGACCTCACCGCGATGTCCGAGCGTCACCGTCCGTCGGTCATCTTCCAGCCGACCCGAGGGCGCATACGCTGCACGACCCTGCGCAGTGGCGACAGAGCCCATCCGGCCAGAACAAGGCACAGCGTTGCAGGACCAAACGAGTCTCCACCATGAACGGTTTCGATGGTGACGACAGGTGGCGTGTCGCGGTTCCGGTCTTCCAAATTGAAGCGCAACCTTCCTGAAGGCCGGCCGAACGATCCCTGCGCGATGGGGAAGTTCCTTTCTGGCCTCAAGGAGTCAGCATGACAGGATTTTGTTGTACTGCGCCGGGGATCGCGGGCGCCACTGGGTTCAAAACATACGGTTCTCGACCCGCAACGGGATCGACTCGTATCATCGGCATCTTATGGACCTTGAATCCTTGAGCATCCTGTTCTGGATATTCGCGGGGGCGATCGTGCTCCTGGCTGGACTGGTCCATGGCATCTTCGGGCTGGGGTTTCCGCTGATGGCGACTCCCTTTCTGGCCATCCTGATCGACATCCGCAGCGCCGTGCTCGTTGTTCTGCTGCCGACCATCACGGTAAACATCATCAGTATCCTGCGCGGAGGGCGCTGGTCCGAGAGCATCGGTCGCTACTGGCCGCTGGTGCTGATGATCCCGATCGGAACCCTTGCCGGGACCTGGCTGCTCATCAGCGTTGACCCCGGACCCTTTCGCCTGCTGCTGGCGGCGATCATCGTCCTGCATCTGGCGGGTGATCGGCTGCGCATCGTTCGGACGGGATGGATCCGCGATCGTCCCTGGGTGGCCTACCTGGTCTTCGGACTGGCGGCAGGATTCACCGCGGGAACCGTCAACGTGATGGTGCCCCTGCTGGTCATCTTCGCCCTGGAGGTCGGCATGACCCCACTGGTCATGGTGCAGGTCTTCAATCTCTGCTTTCTGGTGGGCAAATCGGTGCAGGTCGGGGCCTTTGCCCAGGTGGGTATGTTGACGGGCCCCCTGGTGCTGGCCACGCTGCCGCTGGCGGCGGTTGCCGCTGTCGCCCTGCTTGCCGGGATGCGCCTTCAGGGCGGGATCGAGCAGGAGACCTATCGAATCTGGCTCAGAAGGGTGCTGCTTGGGATGGCGGTCGTGCTCACGATCCAGTTCGCTGCCGGTTTGTGGTCGGACCGGATCTCATCCGGCGGCTCCGCGGCTGGCGCCCGCCCTCCCGTGTCAGCCACGGGTCTCGTACCGGATGGCGCCATGGCCGTGACGCTTATCTGGCACCCGTGCGGGACTTGCCCCGCAGGAGTGCATCGGGATGGCGCTCGAGATACTGGGCCAGGATTCGCAGGGATCGGGCGGCCTGTGACAGCTCGCGCAGCGTACGATAGACCTCGAAGCCCAAGGGGTCGTTTCCGTCCAGGAGCCCGGTCGCGCTCTCCGCGGCGCGCCGCGCGCTTCCCAGTAGCGCAAGTGTCGCCTCGGATACGGGCTGAACCTGGTCGTCCAGATTCTGAGTCAGTGCCGCGACCCCTTCAATCGCGTCGCGCAACTCACTTGAAATCGGGTCGACCTGCGCATTGAGGGAGTTGGCCAGGGACGCGCCGGCCACCAGGGTTCTGTCGAGCTGGTTCATCACGCCTTCCAGACGAGTATCCAGCTGGCTCAGGATTCCCTCGAGTTTCTGCGCCGCGACATTGACGTGATCTAGCGTATTGGGGATCTTCGGCGACGAGGCGATCTGGCGAAACGCCGCCAGGGTCTGCTCGATGTCCCTGACGATCTCGTCGTAGGGCAGTTCGTTGAAGCGTTTGGCTGCCGTACGGACGACCTCCAGGATCTGGTCGGCCGTGGACGGAATCGTCGGGATCTCCAGAACCCGGGGGTCCCTGCTCACCCGGGTGGCCGGGGTGTCTTCCCGGTTTGCCAGTTCGATGAAAAGTTTGCCCGTCAGCAGACTCAGCGGCACGAGTTGCGCGCGCAGCCCACGCGCCACGCCCTGCTGGACCGCTTCCTCGGCCTCCACTCCGTGCAGCGCCTCGATGTTTCCGTTCGTGTCGGTGACCAGGAGGCTGGGTTCCAGCTCGGCAACCACGGGAATCAGCAGGACGTCGCGTCGGGTATCGTAGACGAGATTGATCCGCGACACCCTGCCGAGGGTTACGCCGCGCAGCTTGACCGGCGCACCCACGTCCAGCCCGTTGACGGATCCCTGGAAGTACATGACCACCGTGATCGTGTGCTTGAACAGCTTGCCCGATCCGAACATGAACACCGTGATCAGAATGAGCGCGATGGCACCCAGGACGAAGGCGCCGATGAGCTTTGGATTCGCCTGCCTGCTCAAGTGTTCTCTCCGGCCGATGGGTGAAGGGCGGACGCATCGAATTCGCCCCGGGTGAGAAACGCCCTGACGCGGGGGTCCGGCGATTCCGCCACCAGGACATTGGGATCGCCGGTGGCGAGCTGTGTCCTGGTGTCGGTATCGAGGAACACCGAGTTGTTTCCGATACCGAAGATCGTCGGCAGTTCGTGCGTCACAAGCACAACGGTCGCACCCAGGCTGTCCCGCAATTCAGTGATCAGATCGTCGAGGCGCCGCGAACTGATTGGGTCCAGTCCCGCCGACGGCTCGTCGAAGAACAGGATGTCCGGGTCAAGTGCAATGGCCCGCGCGAGTCCCGCCCGCTTGCGCATGCCGCCACTGATCTCCGAAGGATAATAGTCTCCGAAAC harbors:
- a CDS encoding TerC family protein, yielding MFDWIFRPEAWMALATLTALEIVLGIDNIIFISIVVGKLPAERRNAARIQGLAMAMIMRILLLLSLAWMMRLTNPLFTILDQGISGRDLILIFGGLFLLWKSTQEIWESMEGKVEGEHQVKVSTSYWMILGQIAIVDIVFSLDSVITAVGMADDVPVMVVAIIIAVGVMMFAAKGIGEFVDAHPSIKMLALSFLILVGVVLIGEGLEMHIPKGYIYFAMAFSVLVEMLNIHMRKKHAKPVTLHGPKSPGPR
- the ppk2 gene encoding polyphosphate kinase 2 — its product is MKDTAQNSELVTFRGEQMSVAQLLDEYGKLRNDLAKTKNENRKAVTKRRREKSLKPYQAELICLQKYLEKTGTRMIILFEGRDAAGKGGTIRRVTRYMNEKHYRVVAMGKPTEEQKTQWFFQKYITQFPRGGEIVLFDRSWYNRAIVEPIFGFCTHEQYENFMHGVVGFEKDLVRQDTIVVKLYFSVTEDEQEKRFERRKTDPLRQWKLSEIDVQAQDRWDEFTHQKHEMLRRTHTSQAPWTVIRSNNKYRARLNAMKVILNSVPYERKNLELDYVPDPEIVISGARELEIMGAQMLREGKFTG
- a CDS encoding MlaD family protein, whose amino-acid sequence is MSRQANPKLIGAFVLGAIALILITVFMFGSGKLFKHTITVVMYFQGSVNGLDVGAPVKLRGVTLGRVSRINLVYDTRRDVLLIPVVAELEPSLLVTDTNGNIEALHGVEAEEAVQQGVARGLRAQLVPLSLLTGKLFIELANREDTPATRVSRDPRVLEIPTIPSTADQILEVVRTAAKRFNELPYDEIVRDIEQTLAAFRQIASSPKIPNTLDHVNVAAQKLEGILSQLDTRLEGVMNQLDRTLVAGASLANSLNAQVDPISSELRDAIEGVAALTQNLDDQVQPVSEATLALLGSARRAAESATGLLDGNDPLGFEVYRTLRELSQAARSLRILAQYLERHPDALLRGKSRTGAR